One stretch of Streptococcus australis DNA includes these proteins:
- the recD2 gene encoding SF1B family DNA helicase RecD2, with the protein MEVYFSGTIERIIFENVSNFYRILLLDIQDTNAEDFDDFEIIVTGTMADVIEGEDYTFWGQIVQHSKYGEQLQISRYERAKPTSKGLVKYFSSSHFKGIGLKTAQKIVDTYGENTIDEILEHPEKLESIAGLSAKNREAFVSTLRLNYGTEMVLAKLANYGIPNKLAFQIQDFYKEETLDIVENYPYQLVEDIKGLGFTIADQLAAELGIESQAPERFRAGLVHSLFQGCMDTGDTYMEARDLLEQTLTLLESSRPVELDPSQVAQELSYLIEEDKVQQIDTKIFDNSLFFAEEGIRSHLVRILEKGKKKNYDLEIIQKHIASVEEELGIQYDSIQKQAICDAIQNKVFILTGGPGTGKTTVINGIIAVYAILEGLDLRKKSNLPILLAAPTGRAARRMNELTGLPSATIHRHLGMTGDDDTSHLEDYLDADFVIVDEFSMVDTWLANELFSNISSNSKILIVGDSDQLPSVSPGQVLADLLQIPLIPQTRLEKIYRQSEESTIVTLASQIRQGILPADFTQKKADRSYFEIMSSHIPATIEKILGAALRSGIPARDIQVLAPMYRGTAGIDAINQLMQDLLNPPQKDQVSFEATQCHYRTRDKVIHLVNDAEVNVFNGDLGYITDLISGKYTESKQDEIMINFDGNEVIYPRNEWYKIRLAYAMSIHKSQGSEFPVVILPITSASKRMLERNLIYTAITRAKSKLILLGELQAFDYAVKHIGTARKTYLIERFKDLVDSIDQTSPAPSETTNQEDSPLSYILTEENWSSIPAMIGITDADLKEIFGK; encoded by the coding sequence ATGGAAGTTTATTTTTCAGGCACCATTGAACGCATTATTTTTGAAAATGTCAGTAATTTTTATCGCATCCTCCTCCTAGATATCCAAGATACCAATGCGGAGGACTTTGATGATTTTGAAATCATCGTTACAGGAACCATGGCGGATGTGATTGAGGGCGAAGACTACACTTTTTGGGGGCAAATCGTTCAGCACTCCAAGTATGGTGAACAGCTACAAATCAGTCGTTACGAGCGAGCAAAACCCACTAGCAAGGGCTTGGTCAAGTATTTTTCCAGCAGTCATTTTAAGGGAATCGGTCTCAAAACTGCCCAGAAAATCGTTGATACCTATGGCGAAAATACCATAGACGAAATTCTGGAGCATCCTGAAAAGCTGGAAAGCATTGCTGGACTCTCTGCCAAAAACCGTGAGGCTTTTGTCTCTACCCTCCGTCTCAACTATGGGACAGAAATGGTCTTGGCAAAACTTGCCAACTACGGCATTCCTAATAAACTAGCCTTTCAGATTCAAGACTTTTACAAGGAAGAAACGCTGGATATTGTCGAAAACTATCCCTATCAACTGGTTGAAGATATCAAGGGCTTGGGCTTTACCATTGCTGACCAATTAGCCGCCGAACTAGGCATCGAAAGCCAAGCTCCCGAGCGCTTTCGTGCAGGTCTTGTCCACAGTCTCTTTCAAGGTTGTATGGATACGGGTGATACCTATATGGAAGCCCGTGATTTGCTGGAGCAGACCCTGACCCTCCTCGAGTCTTCCCGTCCCGTGGAACTGGATCCCAGCCAAGTTGCTCAAGAACTTTCCTACCTAATTGAAGAAGACAAGGTTCAGCAGATTGACACTAAAATCTTTGATAATAGCCTCTTTTTCGCTGAAGAAGGCATCCGCAGTCACTTGGTTCGTATCCTTGAAAAAGGAAAGAAAAAGAACTATGATTTAGAAATCATTCAAAAGCATATCGCTAGTGTTGAGGAAGAACTGGGTATCCAATACGATAGCATCCAAAAACAGGCTATCTGTGATGCCATCCAGAACAAGGTCTTTATTCTAACAGGTGGACCTGGTACTGGTAAGACGACTGTTATCAATGGGATTATCGCTGTCTATGCCATCTTAGAAGGACTTGACCTCAGGAAAAAAAGCAACCTGCCCATTCTTCTTGCTGCACCAACTGGTCGAGCAGCTCGTCGCATGAATGAATTAACAGGCTTGCCTAGCGCGACCATACACCGCCACTTGGGAATGACGGGTGACGATGATACCAGCCATCTGGAAGATTATCTTGATGCCGATTTTGTCATTGTAGATGAGTTTTCCATGGTGGATACTTGGCTAGCCAACGAACTTTTCTCCAACATCTCCTCAAACAGTAAAATCCTCATCGTGGGTGATAGCGACCAGCTACCTTCTGTCAGTCCTGGACAAGTCCTAGCTGACCTTCTCCAGATACCTCTGATTCCGCAGACTCGCTTGGAAAAGATTTATCGTCAGAGTGAGGAATCAACTATCGTCACCTTGGCTAGCCAGATTCGACAAGGCATCTTGCCAGCAGACTTCACTCAGAAAAAGGCAGACCGCTCCTACTTTGAAATCATGAGTAGCCATATCCCTGCAACCATTGAGAAAATTCTTGGCGCCGCCCTCAGAAGTGGCATCCCAGCTCGCGATATTCAAGTTCTGGCGCCTATGTATCGAGGAACTGCTGGTATTGATGCCATCAACCAACTCATGCAAGATCTGCTCAATCCTCCACAAAAAGACCAAGTGAGCTTTGAAGCAACTCAGTGTCACTATCGAACTAGAGACAAGGTCATTCACCTAGTCAACGACGCTGAAGTCAATGTCTTTAATGGAGACCTAGGCTACATCACAGATTTGATTTCTGGAAAATACACCGAGTCCAAACAAGACGAGATCATGATTAATTTTGATGGCAATGAGGTCATCTATCCACGAAACGAGTGGTACAAGATTCGACTGGCCTATGCCATGAGTATCCACAAGTCGCAGGGAAGTGAGTTTCCCGTTGTCATCCTACCCATCACCAGTGCTAGCAAGCGCATGTTGGAACGCAATCTCATCTATACGGCTATTACACGGGCTAAGAGCAAGCTCATCCTACTAGGTGAATTACAGGCCTTTGACTATGCAGTCAAACATATCGGAACTGCCCGTAAGACCTATCTGATTGAACGCTTTAAAGATCTGGTCGATTCGATCGACCAAACCAGCCCAGCTCCTAGCGAAACAACAAATCAAGAGGATTCTCCTCTATCCTACATTCTCACTGAGGAAAACTGGTCTAGTATCCCAGCCATGATTGGGATTACAGACGCAGATCTCAAAGAGATTTTTGGAAAATAG
- the lepB gene encoding signal peptidase I: protein MNYFKTFLKEWGLSFLIVIVVGLSRLFLWTNVRVEGHSMDPTLADGEILFVVKHLPINRFDIVVAHEDDGNKDIVKRVIGMPGDTIRYENDKLFINNQETDEPYLADYLQQFKNDKLQSAYSGKGFEGDKGVYFRSLAQKAQAFTVDVNFNTSFSFTVPEGEYLLLGDDRLVSSDSRHVGTFKASQIKGEAKFRFWPLNRIGIF, encoded by the coding sequence ATGAATTATTTTAAAACATTTCTAAAAGAGTGGGGACTTTCGTTCCTTATCGTTATAGTAGTTGGTCTCAGTCGCCTCTTTCTCTGGACCAATGTCCGCGTGGAAGGACACTCTATGGATCCGACCCTAGCTGATGGAGAGATTCTCTTTGTCGTCAAACACCTCCCTATTAACCGCTTTGATATTGTAGTTGCCCATGAGGATGATGGAAATAAAGACATCGTTAAACGCGTCATTGGCATGCCTGGTGATACCATTCGCTACGAAAACGACAAGCTCTTTATCAACAATCAAGAAACCGATGAACCTTACCTAGCAGACTACCTCCAACAGTTTAAAAATGATAAACTACAAAGCGCCTATTCAGGGAAAGGCTTTGAAGGGGATAAGGGTGTTTATTTTAGAAGTCTAGCTCAGAAGGCTCAGGCCTTTACTGTCGATGTAAATTTCAACACCAGCTTCAGCTTTACAGTACCTGAAGGTGAGTACCTCCTCCTTGGAGATGACCGTTTGGTTTCTAGCGACAGTCGCCATGTTGGAACCTTTAAGGCCAGTCAAATCAAAGGGGAAGCCAAATTCCGTTTCTGGCCACTCAACCGTATCGGAATCTTTTAA
- the rnhC gene encoding ribonuclease HIII: MASITLTPSEQEIQSFLSQYQKALSPSNNPYIRYFLRLPQATISIYTSGKVLLQGEAAEQYASFFGYQVQQEKSGQDFPMIGTDEVGNGSYFGGLAVVASFVIPDQHDFLLKLGVGDSKTLTDQKIRQIAPILKEKIQHQALLLSPSKYNEVIGERYNAVSVKVALHNQAIFLLLQKGVQPEKIVIDAFTSPKNYDKYLTQEANRFPNKISLEEKAEGKYMAVAVSSVIARDLFLENLENLGRELGYQLPSGAGTASDKVASKILQAYGMKGLNFCAKLHFKNTEKAKALLER, encoded by the coding sequence ATGGCAAGTATCACACTCACACCAAGTGAACAAGAAATTCAGAGCTTTTTAAGTCAGTATCAGAAGGCTCTCAGTCCTAGTAACAATCCCTATATCCGCTACTTTTTGCGCCTGCCTCAAGCAACGATTTCCATCTATACTTCTGGAAAAGTCCTCCTGCAAGGCGAAGCTGCTGAGCAGTACGCCAGTTTCTTTGGCTACCAAGTTCAACAAGAAAAGAGCGGACAAGATTTTCCTATGATTGGGACTGACGAGGTGGGAAATGGTTCCTACTTTGGTGGGCTAGCTGTCGTGGCTTCCTTCGTGATACCAGACCAGCATGACTTCTTGCTAAAACTCGGAGTGGGAGATTCAAAGACCCTGACAGACCAAAAGATTCGTCAGATCGCCCCTATCCTCAAGGAAAAGATCCAGCATCAAGCACTGCTTCTCTCACCGAGCAAGTATAATGAAGTTATCGGAGAGCGTTACAATGCCGTTTCTGTAAAGGTTGCCCTTCACAATCAGGCTATCTTTCTTCTTCTCCAAAAAGGAGTCCAGCCAGAAAAAATCGTGATTGATGCTTTTACAAGTCCTAAAAACTATGACAAATACTTGACGCAAGAAGCCAACCGTTTCCCAAACAAGATTAGCTTGGAAGAAAAAGCCGAGGGAAAATACATGGCTGTTGCGGTTAGCTCCGTCATCGCGCGTGATCTCTTCCTCGAAAACTTGGAAAATCTCGGACGAGAACTAGGCTATCAACTGCCAAGTGGCGCTGGAACTGCATCTGATAAGGTTGCTAGCAAAATCCTTCAAGCCTATGGTATGAAAGGGCTCAACTTCTGTGCCAAACTACATTTTAAAAATACTGAAAAAGCTAAAGCACTGCTAGAAAGGTAA
- the zapA gene encoding cell division protein ZapA, giving the protein MANLNRYKFTFGKKTLTLTTEHENLFMEEIAKVATEKYQAIKDQMPGADDETIALLLAINSLSTQLSREIEFDDKEQELKDLRNKLVAVKQEQSKIEDSL; this is encoded by the coding sequence ATGGCAAATCTAAATCGATATAAGTTTACATTCGGGAAAAAGACATTAACCTTGACAACCGAGCATGAAAACCTCTTTATGGAGGAAATTGCCAAGGTTGCGACTGAAAAATACCAAGCAATTAAAGACCAAATGCCTGGGGCAGATGATGAAACGATTGCCCTTCTTTTAGCGATTAACAGCCTATCGACGCAGCTTAGTCGTGAGATTGAGTTTGACGATAAGGAGCAGGAGCTTAAAGACCTTCGAAATAAGTTAGTGGCTGTTAAGCAAGAGCAGAGCAAGATTGAGGATTCCCTATGA
- a CDS encoding CvpA family protein yields MISILLLLVLAWGFYIGYRRGLVLQVYYFLVAVISAFVAGQFYKSLGDHFHLLVPYANPQEGQGTFFFPSDQLFQLDKVFYAGLAYLLVFGICYSIGRFIGLFLHLIPTKKLDVKWFRIGAGLLSLLVTLFALQMALTILATVPMPAVQNPLEKSVVAKHIIQSVPFTTNFIKQLWVTNLIG; encoded by the coding sequence ATGATTTCAATCCTTCTCTTGCTGGTTCTTGCTTGGGGCTTTTACATCGGCTACCGTAGAGGTTTGGTGCTGCAAGTTTATTATTTTCTCGTGGCAGTGATTTCAGCCTTTGTTGCTGGACAGTTTTATAAATCACTGGGAGATCACTTCCACTTGCTTGTCCCTTATGCCAATCCTCAGGAAGGACAGGGCACCTTTTTCTTCCCTTCAGACCAGCTTTTTCAGCTAGACAAGGTCTTTTATGCGGGTCTCGCCTACCTTCTAGTTTTCGGAATTTGTTACAGTATCGGACGTTTTATCGGTTTGTTCCTACACTTGATTCCAACTAAAAAGCTCGATGTCAAATGGTTCCGTATCGGAGCAGGCCTATTGTCGCTATTGGTAACCTTATTTGCCTTGCAAATGGCTCTAACCATTCTTGCAACTGTGCCTATGCCAGCTGTGCAAAATCCCCTTGAAAAGAGCGTAGTAGCCAAGCATATCATCCAAAGTGTCCCTTTTACGACAAACTTTATCAAACAACTCTGGGTGACAAATTTAATCGGATAA
- a CDS encoding endonuclease MutS2, which translates to MNTKILETLEFNKIKALFEPHILTEQGLEELKGLAPTAKADKIKQAFTEMEEMQALFVEQPHFTILATREISAVCKRLEMGADLNIEEFLLLKRVLLASRELQSFYANLENVRLEQLARWFEKLHDFPHLQGSLQALNDAGFIENFASEELARIRRKIHDSESQVRDVLQDLLKQKAQMLTEGIIASRNGRQVLPVKNTYRNKIAGVVHDISASGNTVYIEPREVVKLSEEIASLRADERYEMIRILQELSERVRPHAAEIANDAWIIGHLDLIRAKVRFIQERQAVVPQLSENQEIQLLHVRHPLVKNAVANDVHFGKELTAIVITGPNTGGKTIMLKTLGLTQLMAQSGLPILADKGSRVGIFEEIFADIGDEQSIEQSLSTFSSHMTNIVDILGKVNQHSLLLLDELGAGTDPQEGAALAMAILEDLRLRQVKTMATTHYPELKAYGIETAFVQNASMEFDTASLRPTYCFMQGVPGRSNAFEIAKRLGLSDVIVGDASQQVNQDNDVNRIIEQLEEQTLESRKRLDNIREVEQENLKMNRALKKLYNELNREKETELNKAREQAAEIVELALSESDQILKNLHSKSQLKPHEIIEAKAELKKLAPEKVDLSKNKVLQKAKKKRAPKVGDDIVVLSYGQRGTLTNQLKDGRWEAQVGLIKMTLEEKEFDLVQAQQEAPVKKKQVNVVKRASGRGPQARLDLRGKRYEEAMNELDAFIDQALLNNMAQVDIIHGIGTGVIREGVTKYLQRNKHVKSFGYAPQNAGGSGATIVTFKG; encoded by the coding sequence ATGAATACAAAAATACTAGAAACCTTAGAATTTAATAAAATAAAAGCCTTGTTTGAACCTCATATCTTGACAGAACAAGGGCTAGAGGAGTTAAAAGGCTTGGCTCCAACTGCCAAAGCGGATAAGATTAAACAAGCCTTTACAGAGATGGAGGAAATGCAAGCCCTATTTGTGGAACAGCCTCACTTTACCATCCTAGCGACACGTGAAATCTCAGCTGTCTGCAAGCGTCTGGAGATGGGGGCGGATCTCAATATCGAGGAGTTCCTACTCCTCAAACGGGTCTTGCTTGCTAGCAGAGAGTTGCAAAGTTTTTATGCCAATCTCGAAAACGTACGCTTGGAACAGTTGGCGAGATGGTTTGAAAAACTGCATGATTTTCCACACTTGCAAGGGAGTCTCCAAGCCCTAAATGACGCAGGTTTTATCGAAAATTTCGCCAGCGAAGAATTAGCACGTATCCGTCGGAAAATCCATGATAGCGAGAGTCAAGTTCGAGATGTCTTGCAAGACTTACTTAAACAAAAAGCGCAGATGTTGACCGAAGGAATCATTGCTAGCAGAAATGGCCGTCAGGTTTTACCTGTCAAGAACACCTATCGTAACAAGATTGCGGGTGTTGTTCATGACATCTCTGCCAGCGGAAACACGGTCTATATCGAGCCACGTGAGGTCGTGAAACTGAGCGAAGAAATCGCTAGTTTGCGAGCAGACGAACGCTATGAGATGATTCGTATCCTACAGGAGCTCTCAGAACGCGTCCGCCCTCATGCGGCAGAGATTGCTAATGACGCTTGGATTATCGGCCATCTGGATCTGATTCGTGCCAAGGTGCGTTTCATTCAAGAAAGACAAGCAGTCGTTCCTCAACTTTCAGAGAATCAAGAAATTCAACTCCTTCATGTTCGCCATCCTTTGGTTAAAAATGCAGTCGCAAACGATGTACACTTCGGTAAGGAATTAACGGCCATTGTCATTACAGGTCCCAATACGGGTGGGAAGACCATCATGCTCAAAACCTTGGGCTTGACTCAACTTATGGCCCAGTCAGGCTTGCCCATTTTAGCAGACAAGGGAAGCCGTGTCGGTATTTTCGAAGAAATCTTCGCAGATATTGGGGATGAGCAGTCTATCGAGCAAAGCTTGTCTACCTTCTCCAGTCACATGACCAATATCGTAGATATTCTGGGCAAGGTCAACCAACACTCACTTTTATTACTAGATGAGCTTGGCGCAGGTACCGATCCGCAGGAAGGAGCAGCCCTTGCCATGGCCATTTTGGAGGATCTTCGTTTACGTCAGGTCAAGACTATGGCGACGACCCACTATCCAGAACTCAAGGCTTATGGTATCGAGACAGCCTTTGTGCAAAATGCCAGCATGGAGTTTGATACAGCCAGCTTGCGTCCGACCTATTGCTTCATGCAGGGAGTTCCTGGTCGAAGTAATGCCTTTGAAATTGCCAAACGCCTAGGACTGTCAGATGTCATCGTCGGGGATGCCAGTCAGCAGGTCAACCAAGATAATGATGTCAACCGCATCATTGAACAATTGGAAGAGCAAACACTGGAAAGTCGTAAACGCTTGGACAATATCCGTGAGGTGGAGCAAGAAAACCTTAAGATGAACCGAGCGCTCAAAAAACTCTACAATGAACTAAATCGTGAAAAGGAAACTGAGCTCAACAAGGCGCGTGAACAAGCTGCTGAAATTGTGGAACTAGCGCTAAGTGAGAGTGATCAGATACTGAAAAATCTTCACAGTAAGTCTCAGCTCAAGCCCCATGAAATCATTGAAGCCAAGGCTGAGCTGAAAAAACTGGCCCCTGAAAAAGTCGACTTGTCTAAAAACAAGGTCCTTCAAAAAGCCAAGAAAAAACGAGCTCCAAAGGTTGGAGATGATATCGTGGTTCTCAGTTATGGCCAACGTGGAACCTTGACCAATCAGCTTAAGGACGGCCGTTGGGAAGCCCAAGTCGGTTTGATCAAGATGACCTTGGAAGAGAAAGAATTTGACCTTGTTCAGGCCCAACAAGAAGCCCCAGTCAAGAAAAAACAAGTTAATGTCGTGAAACGTGCTTCTGGCCGTGGCCCGCAAGCAAGACTGGATCTCCGAGGCAAACGGTACGAAGAGGCTATGAATGAGCTGGACGCCTTTATCGACCAAGCCCTGCTCAATAACATGGCGCAAGTCGATATCATCCATGGTATCGGAACGGGAGTCATCCGTGAGGGCGTCACCAAATACCTACAAAGAAACAAGCATGTCAAGAGTTTTGGCTATGCCCCACAGAATGCTGGAGGCAGTGGCGCAACCATTGTGACCTTTAAAGGTTAG
- a CDS encoding alanine/glycine:cation symporter family protein: MLELLKALDAFVWGPPLLILLVGTGIYLTIRLSLLQVARLPKAFQLIFTKDKGHGDVSSFAALCTALAATVGTGNIIGVATAIKVGGPGALFWMWMAAFFGMATKYAEGLLAIKYRSKDANGAVAGGPMHYILLGMGEKWRPLAIFFALAGVLVALLGIGTFTQVNSITESIQNTAQVEPAITALVLSVFVAIAVFGGLKSISKVSTAVVPFMAIVYILGTLTVILFNIEKIPATLALIFTSAFSPVAAVGGFAGATIRTAIQNGVARGVFSNESGLGSAPIAAAAAKTNEPVEQGLISMTGTFIDTLIICTLTGLTILVTGVWSGDLNGVALTQSAFSTVFSHFGPALLTIFLVLFAFTTILGWNYYGERCFEFLFGVRFIWLYRVVFVLMVLLGGFIELDMVWIIADIVNALMALPNLIALLVLSPVVVAETKKYFKN, translated from the coding sequence ATGTTAGAATTGCTAAAAGCGCTTGATGCTTTCGTTTGGGGGCCTCCCCTCTTGATCTTATTGGTCGGAACGGGTATCTATTTGACCATCCGACTAAGCCTTTTGCAGGTGGCTCGTCTTCCTAAGGCCTTTCAGTTGATCTTTACCAAGGATAAGGGGCACGGTGATGTGTCGAGCTTTGCTGCTCTCTGTACGGCTCTAGCAGCCACTGTTGGTACGGGAAATATCATCGGGGTCGCGACAGCCATTAAGGTTGGGGGACCAGGCGCTCTCTTTTGGATGTGGATGGCTGCCTTCTTTGGGATGGCAACCAAGTATGCAGAAGGTTTACTGGCTATCAAATACCGTAGCAAGGATGCAAACGGCGCTGTAGCTGGAGGGCCCATGCACTACATCCTTTTGGGAATGGGGGAAAAGTGGCGCCCCCTTGCTATCTTCTTTGCCCTAGCGGGTGTATTGGTAGCTCTTCTAGGGATTGGTACCTTCACCCAAGTCAATTCGATTACAGAATCCATTCAAAATACAGCTCAAGTTGAACCAGCTATCACAGCTCTCGTTTTGTCTGTTTTTGTAGCGATTGCAGTCTTTGGTGGCCTCAAATCCATTTCCAAGGTTTCAACAGCAGTTGTTCCTTTTATGGCTATTGTCTATATTTTGGGAACTCTTACAGTTATTCTCTTTAATATCGAGAAAATTCCAGCCACTCTTGCCCTAATCTTTACCTCTGCTTTCAGCCCTGTAGCTGCAGTAGGAGGATTTGCTGGTGCGACTATCCGTACTGCGATTCAAAATGGTGTGGCGAGAGGAGTCTTTTCTAACGAATCTGGTCTTGGTTCAGCTCCGATTGCAGCTGCTGCGGCTAAGACAAATGAGCCTGTTGAGCAAGGCTTGATTTCCATGACAGGAACCTTTATTGACACCCTCATTATCTGTACTCTGACAGGTTTGACCATCTTGGTAACTGGTGTTTGGAGTGGTGATTTGAACGGAGTAGCGCTTACTCAGTCAGCCTTTTCAACAGTTTTTTCACATTTTGGGCCTGCTCTTTTGACCATATTTCTGGTCCTCTTTGCCTTTACGACAATTCTCGGCTGGAATTACTACGGAGAGCGCTGTTTCGAGTTTCTCTTTGGCGTTCGTTTTATCTGGCTTTATCGAGTGGTCTTTGTACTCATGGTCTTGTTGGGAGGTTTTATCGAGTTGGACATGGTCTGGATTATTGCAGATATCGTCAATGCCTTGATGGCCTTGCCTAACTTGATTGCTCTTTTGGTTTTGTCGCCAGTAGTTGTTGCTGAGACTAAGAAGTATTTTAAGAACTAA
- a CDS encoding carboxymuconolactone decarboxylase family protein: protein MTRFTIHTVESAPAEVKEVLETVQKDNNGYIPNLIGLLANAPTALEAYRTVGAINRRNSLTPVEREVVQITAAVTNGCAFCVAGHTAFSIKQIQMNDDLLQALRNRTPIETDPKLDTLAKFTLAVINTKGRVGDEALAEFLEAGYTQQNALDVVLGVSLASLCNYANNLANTPINPELQPYA from the coding sequence ATGACAAGATTTACCATCCATACAGTAGAATCAGCACCAGCAGAAGTGAAAGAAGTTCTGGAAACAGTACAAAAAGATAACAATGGCTATATTCCCAATCTGATCGGTCTCTTGGCCAATGCTCCTACCGCCCTAGAAGCCTATCGAACTGTCGGAGCCATCAACCGCCGCAATAGCCTAACCCCAGTTGAGAGGGAAGTGGTGCAAATCACGGCAGCTGTAACTAATGGTTGTGCTTTCTGCGTTGCAGGTCACACCGCCTTTTCGATCAAACAAATCCAGATGAATGATGATCTTCTCCAAGCCCTCCGCAACCGTACTCCAATCGAGACAGATCCAAAACTAGATACTCTAGCTAAGTTTACCTTGGCGGTCATCAATACCAAGGGTCGTGTAGGAGATGAAGCCTTGGCTGAATTCTTAGAAGCCGGCTATACACAACAAAATGCCTTGGACGTGGTTCTCGGTGTCAGCTTAGCCAGCCTTTGCAACTATGCCAACAACCTAGCCAATACGCCCATTAATCCAGAATTGCAACCTTATGCCTAG
- a CDS encoding TDT family transporter: MKKLPLVFSGCLLGLAGAGNLIADTWPVLSHLFSLTGLVLWIFFLILHLFNWEETKKELTKPPLLSGIATFPMAGMILSTYVFRLFPHLPLISQGLWWFSFLLDLALITYFTIKFACPGKRVNATPSWTVLYVGIAVAALTYPLVGIVEIANTTLSFGFVLTFYLYPLIYRDLKKTPLPVALLGQEGIYCAPFSLLLASLVRVGGASLPTWLLIVMILASQSFFFFVLTRLPNILKQGFQPAFSALTFPTIITATSLKMAQGILKLPFLDYLVFAETVICLTILLFVLSGYLIWLRKKV; the protein is encoded by the coding sequence ATGAAAAAACTCCCCTTGGTATTTTCTGGTTGTTTGTTAGGTTTGGCAGGTGCAGGAAACTTGATTGCGGATACTTGGCCTGTTCTTTCGCACCTATTTAGTTTGACTGGATTGGTCTTATGGATTTTCTTTCTGATTCTTCATCTTTTTAATTGGGAAGAAACCAAGAAAGAATTGACCAAGCCCCCTCTTTTATCTGGTATAGCTACCTTTCCTATGGCGGGGATGATTTTATCGACCTATGTCTTTCGTTTGTTCCCTCATCTTCCTTTGATATCACAAGGGCTCTGGTGGTTTTCCTTTCTCTTGGACCTCGCTTTAATCACTTACTTTACCATTAAATTTGCCTGTCCAGGCAAGAGAGTCAATGCGACTCCTAGCTGGACGGTGCTCTATGTGGGGATAGCAGTAGCTGCCTTGACCTATCCTCTGGTAGGCATCGTTGAAATTGCCAATACGACCTTGAGTTTTGGTTTTGTCTTGACTTTCTATCTTTATCCCCTTATTTATAGGGATTTAAAGAAAACTCCACTCCCAGTAGCCTTGCTTGGACAGGAAGGAATCTATTGTGCTCCCTTTTCCCTACTCTTGGCCTCACTAGTTCGAGTTGGAGGGGCAAGCTTGCCAACATGGCTCTTAATCGTCATGATTTTGGCGTCTCAATCTTTCTTTTTCTTCGTTTTGACTCGCTTGCCTAATATTTTAAAACAAGGCTTTCAACCAGCCTTCTCAGCCCTCACCTTCCCAACCATTATCACAGCTACCTCGCTCAAGATGGCTCAGGGAATTTTGAAACTTCCATTTCTGGATTATCTGGTGTTTGCTGAAACGGTTATATGCCTCACTATTTTACTCTTTGTCTTGAGTGGTTATCTGATTTGGTTACGAAAAAAGGTCTAG